GAGTGTTTCAGTTCTCTTGGGTCTACAAAATCATACTCTATTGCATATCCATAGCGTACAATTTTTGCATTTTCCATCCCTTTTACGGAATGAATCATCTGCTGTTGAACCTCTGGCGGTAAAGATGTGCTCATACCATTTATATAGCACTCTGTATTTTCCATAGTTTGCGGTTCAATAAAGAGGTGGTGTCTGTCTTTATCACGAAATCTATTCACTTTATCTTCTATGCTTGGGCAGTATCTTGGTCCAGTTCCCTCAATTTGACCCGTAAACAGTGGCGCTCTGTAAAAATTTGACTCGATTATATTATGAGTGTTTTCATTTGTGTAAGCTATAAAACATGGGATTTGCTTCTTAGTTTTTCTAAACTCTTCGCGATTTGTTCTAAAACTAAATGGACTTGGAACTTCGTCTCCACCCTGCTCATCCATAACAGAAAAGTCAATTGACGAGCTGTCAATTCTGGCACATGTACCAGTTTTAAGCCTCCCCATTTGCAGTCCGCATTTTTTCAGTGACTCACTAAGACCTACGCTCGTCTGCTCACCAAAACGGCCACCCTCTTGTTTAATCTCACCAATATGAATAACACCTTTTAAAAATGTTCCACTTGTTACAATTACTTTTTTAGCTCTGTATTCATTTAAGAGGTTTGTTTTAACACCTTTTACCTCTTCGTCTTCTACTATAAGTGATTCTGCCATCTCTTGAACTAAGTCAAGATTTGGAGTAGTTAAGACTTTATTTCTTGCAATAACACGGTACTTATCCATATCTATCTGAGCACGAGAACCACGAACAGCAGGACCCTTTGTCTCATTTAAGATGCGAAACTGAATACCCGCTTCATCTGTAATAAGTCCCATTTCACCGCCAAGTGCATCTAGCTCACGAACCAAATGTCCTTTTGCCAAACCGCCGATAGCAGGGTTACAACTTGTAGCACCTACATTTTCGGCAAGCATTGAAATCATTAAGGTTTTACTACCCATTCTAGCACTAGAAAGCGCAGCTTCAACACCTGCATGACCGCCGCCAATTATTATTACATCATAATTCATATATTATTCCATATTTTCTTTAGGCGAATTTTATCATTTTTGAGTATCATTTGCATAATATATATTCAATTAGTTAGGGTTTTTAATAAATTATGATAAACAAAGCACACGAAGCCTATAATAAAGGTGATTTTACGACTGCTTTTGAGCTGTATTCAACATTAGCAGAGAGTGGCAATGCAGATGCTCAAACCTCTTTGGCATACATGTATCAAAATGCCCAAGGGTGTGAAAAAAACGATAAAAATGCACTTGAACTTTACGAAAAAGCAGCTGAGGCAAAACAACCGTATGCACTTTTTAATTTAGCTATACTTTATATGAATGGTCTCGGTGGAGTACAACACGACCAATTCAAAGCACATGACCTTCACATGGAGGCCGCTACAAGAGAAGTTCCGCCTGCCATGTATGAAGCTGCACTGATGCTTGAGCGTGGACTTGGATGTTCACAGAACTATTCCGAGGCTGCTTTTTGGTATGAAGAGGGGGCAAAGAGAGGACATCTGGAATCTTTTAACAACCTTGGTGTCCTTTATAAAGAGGGTCATGGCGTTAGTTTAGACGAAGCTAGATGTTTTATCTGTTTTTCTAAAGCCGCCGAAGGTGGGTTGGCTGAAGGTCTTTACAACCTCGGTCAACTATACGATCAAGGTTTTGGGTGCGAGCAAGACCACGATATGGCACTTGACTTGTGCAGAAAGGCTGCCTATAAAGGTCATGTAAAGGCTAAA
The sequence above is drawn from the Candidatus Sulfurimonas baltica genome and encodes:
- the mnmG gene encoding tRNA uridine-5-carboxymethylaminomethyl(34) synthesis enzyme MnmG translates to MNYDVIIIGGGHAGVEAALSSARMGSKTLMISMLAENVGATSCNPAIGGLAKGHLVRELDALGGEMGLITDEAGIQFRILNETKGPAVRGSRAQIDMDKYRVIARNKVLTTPNLDLVQEMAESLIVEDEEVKGVKTNLLNEYRAKKVIVTSGTFLKGVIHIGEIKQEGGRFGEQTSVGLSESLKKCGLQMGRLKTGTCARIDSSSIDFSVMDEQGGDEVPSPFSFRTNREEFRKTKKQIPCFIAYTNENTHNIIESNFYRAPLFTGQIEGTGPRYCPSIEDKVNRFRDKDRHHLFIEPQTMENTECYINGMSTSLPPEVQQQMIHSVKGMENAKIVRYGYAIEYDFVDPRELKHSLETKKIKGLYLAGQINGTTGYEEAAAQGLMAGINATLSIQEKEPLVLRRDEAYIGVLIDDLVTKGTKEPYRMFTSRAEYRLLLREESADTRLSRYGHEIGLLSDEVYEKVKLKHQQIQDGAQLLNETKYTPNKEFIEFLESMGEEKIKDTITAQQLVARKTFDVAKMVKLLPELDKYDEYIKEEILVEGKYARYIIKQSEEIEKMKKYLKIKIPENFDFRIVSGLSTEIVEKLETFNPPTLQSASMISGITPAAIEILHIYIKIAGRKK
- a CDS encoding tetratricopeptide repeat protein, whose amino-acid sequence is MINKAHEAYNKGDFTTAFELYSTLAESGNADAQTSLAYMYQNAQGCEKNDKNALELYEKAAEAKQPYALFNLAILYMNGLGGVQHDQFKAHDLHMEAATREVPPAMYEAALMLERGLGCSQNYSEAAFWYEEGAKRGHLESFNNLGVLYKEGHGVSLDEARCFICFSKAAEGGLAEGLYNLGQLYDQGFGCEQDHDMALDLCRKAAYKGHVKAKAIIKGLQEEGKIVF